One genomic region from Falco rusticolus isolate bFalRus1 chromosome 19, bFalRus1.pri, whole genome shotgun sequence encodes:
- the NAB2 gene encoding NGFI-A-binding protein 2 isoform X1 translates to MGGILHPTGEGSARSRGGTVPALRPPVSPRLAMALPRTLGELQLYRVLQRANLLGYYETFIQQGGDDVQQLCEAGEEEFLEIMALVGMATKPLHVRRLQKALREWASNPGLFSQPVSAVPVSSIPLFKLSEAGGRKALSNGHTSPSEAVGKGGGSTGTPPARSPTEPGEKLSPSAAPPWPGRSTPESEGGGDEEPGGPPFSPGGSGGEQPVGTEVLEPELARTVAESVERLLQSCPRGGEAELRALMKLNKKLAKAVGHIFQLEDGDRHKEEEIRRHSAIYGRGEARRREGKQLTLHELIINEAAAQFCLRDNSLLLRRVELFSLSRQVARESTYLSSLKVARAHPEESGATAAKRLKQEAGEQSRPELLPLPVGPEPPGAGYRASLEEDAGSLSGESLDGHLQAAGACPRLTPPPGMAPDVPLGLPPHGLWSRHILQQTLMDEGLRLARLVSHERVGRLSPCLPGKPPGPEFEDGLAERGPPAPPEPPRGAIKVEQETSRQ, encoded by the exons atggggggaatTCTGCATCCCACGGGCGAAGGCTCAGCTCGGTCGCGGGGGGGCACCGTGCCCGCCCTGCGTCCCCCCGTTTCTCCCCG GCTCGCCATGGCCCTGCCCCGCACGCTGGGTGAGCTGCAGCTGTACCGGGTGCTGCAGCGCGCCAACCTGCTGGGCTACTACGAGACCTTCATCCAGCAAGGGGGGGACGACGTGCAGCAGCTCTGCGAGGCGGGCGAGGAGGAGTTCCTGGAGATCATGGCGCTGGTGGGCATGGCCACCAAGCCCCTGCACGTCCGCCGCCTCCAGAAGGCCCTGCGCGAGTGGGCCTCCAACCCCGGGCTCTTCAGCCAGCCGGTCTCGGCCGTGCCCGTCAGCAGCATCCCCCTCTTCAAGCTCTCCGAGGCCGGTGGGCGCAAGGCACTCAGCAACGGGCACACCAGCCCCAGCGAGGCTGTGGGCAAGGGGGGCGGCAGCACCGGGACGCCCCCGGCACGGAGCCCCACGGAGCCGGGGGAGAAGCTGTCACCGTCGGCGGCCCCGCCGTGGCCGGGGAGGAGCACCCCTGAGTCGGAGGGAGGCGGGGATGAGGAGCCGGGGGGTCCCCCCTTTTCCCCGGGCGGGAGCGGTGGCGAGCAGCCGGTGGGCACGGAGGTGCTGGAGCCGGAGCTGGCGCGGACGGTGGCGGAGAGTGTGGAGcggctgctgcagagctgcccccgGGGTGGCGAGGCTGAGCTGCGGGCACTGATGAAGCTCAACAAGAAGCTGGCCAAGGCCGTGGGGCACATCTTCCAGCTGGAGGATGGCGACCGGCACAAGGAGGAGGAGATCCGCCGGCACAGCGCAATCTACGGCCGTGGCGAGGCCCGGCGCCGCGAGGGCAAGCAGCTCACTCTGCACGAG CTCATCATCAACGAGGCGGCCGCCCAGTTCTGCCTACGGGACAACTCGCTGCTGCTGCGGCGCGTCGAGCTCTTCTCGCTCTCGCGGCAGGTTGCACGGGAGAGCACCTACCTGTCCTCGCTCAAGGTCGCCAG GGCACATCCCGAGGAGAGCGGAGCCACCGCGGCCAAGCGGCTCAAGCAGGAG GCGGGAGAGCAGAGCCGCCCTgagctgctgccgctgccggtGGGGCCGgagccccccggggctgggTACCGAGCCAGCCTGGAGGAGGACGCGGGCAGCCTCTCTGGGGAGAGCCTCGATGGCCACTTGCAGG CGGCGGGGGCCTGTCCCCGGCTGACACCGCCGCCCGGCATGGCCCCCGACGTGCCCCTCGGTCTCCCCCCCCACGGGCTCTGGAGTCGCCACATCCTCCAGCAGACGCTGATGGACGAGGGGCTGCGCCTGGCCCGGCTGGTCTCGCACGAGCGTGTGGGGCGGCTCAGCCCCTGTCTGCCAGGGAAGCCCCCGGGACCAG AGTTCGAGGACGGGCTGGCGGAACGGGGTCCTCCAGCCCCGCCTGAGCCCCCCCGCGGCGCCATCAAGGTGGAGCAGGAGACCAGCCGGCAGTGa
- the NAB2 gene encoding NGFI-A-binding protein 2 isoform X2: MALPRTLGELQLYRVLQRANLLGYYETFIQQGGDDVQQLCEAGEEEFLEIMALVGMATKPLHVRRLQKALREWASNPGLFSQPVSAVPVSSIPLFKLSEAGGRKALSNGHTSPSEAVGKGGGSTGTPPARSPTEPGEKLSPSAAPPWPGRSTPESEGGGDEEPGGPPFSPGGSGGEQPVGTEVLEPELARTVAESVERLLQSCPRGGEAELRALMKLNKKLAKAVGHIFQLEDGDRHKEEEIRRHSAIYGRGEARRREGKQLTLHELIINEAAAQFCLRDNSLLLRRVELFSLSRQVARESTYLSSLKVARAHPEESGATAAKRLKQEAGEQSRPELLPLPVGPEPPGAGYRASLEEDAGSLSGESLDGHLQAAGACPRLTPPPGMAPDVPLGLPPHGLWSRHILQQTLMDEGLRLARLVSHERVGRLSPCLPGKPPGPEFEDGLAERGPPAPPEPPRGAIKVEQETSRQ; this comes from the exons ATGGCCCTGCCCCGCACGCTGGGTGAGCTGCAGCTGTACCGGGTGCTGCAGCGCGCCAACCTGCTGGGCTACTACGAGACCTTCATCCAGCAAGGGGGGGACGACGTGCAGCAGCTCTGCGAGGCGGGCGAGGAGGAGTTCCTGGAGATCATGGCGCTGGTGGGCATGGCCACCAAGCCCCTGCACGTCCGCCGCCTCCAGAAGGCCCTGCGCGAGTGGGCCTCCAACCCCGGGCTCTTCAGCCAGCCGGTCTCGGCCGTGCCCGTCAGCAGCATCCCCCTCTTCAAGCTCTCCGAGGCCGGTGGGCGCAAGGCACTCAGCAACGGGCACACCAGCCCCAGCGAGGCTGTGGGCAAGGGGGGCGGCAGCACCGGGACGCCCCCGGCACGGAGCCCCACGGAGCCGGGGGAGAAGCTGTCACCGTCGGCGGCCCCGCCGTGGCCGGGGAGGAGCACCCCTGAGTCGGAGGGAGGCGGGGATGAGGAGCCGGGGGGTCCCCCCTTTTCCCCGGGCGGGAGCGGTGGCGAGCAGCCGGTGGGCACGGAGGTGCTGGAGCCGGAGCTGGCGCGGACGGTGGCGGAGAGTGTGGAGcggctgctgcagagctgcccccgGGGTGGCGAGGCTGAGCTGCGGGCACTGATGAAGCTCAACAAGAAGCTGGCCAAGGCCGTGGGGCACATCTTCCAGCTGGAGGATGGCGACCGGCACAAGGAGGAGGAGATCCGCCGGCACAGCGCAATCTACGGCCGTGGCGAGGCCCGGCGCCGCGAGGGCAAGCAGCTCACTCTGCACGAG CTCATCATCAACGAGGCGGCCGCCCAGTTCTGCCTACGGGACAACTCGCTGCTGCTGCGGCGCGTCGAGCTCTTCTCGCTCTCGCGGCAGGTTGCACGGGAGAGCACCTACCTGTCCTCGCTCAAGGTCGCCAG GGCACATCCCGAGGAGAGCGGAGCCACCGCGGCCAAGCGGCTCAAGCAGGAG GCGGGAGAGCAGAGCCGCCCTgagctgctgccgctgccggtGGGGCCGgagccccccggggctgggTACCGAGCCAGCCTGGAGGAGGACGCGGGCAGCCTCTCTGGGGAGAGCCTCGATGGCCACTTGCAGG CGGCGGGGGCCTGTCCCCGGCTGACACCGCCGCCCGGCATGGCCCCCGACGTGCCCCTCGGTCTCCCCCCCCACGGGCTCTGGAGTCGCCACATCCTCCAGCAGACGCTGATGGACGAGGGGCTGCGCCTGGCCCGGCTGGTCTCGCACGAGCGTGTGGGGCGGCTCAGCCCCTGTCTGCCAGGGAAGCCCCCGGGACCAG AGTTCGAGGACGGGCTGGCGGAACGGGGTCCTCCAGCCCCGCCTGAGCCCCCCCGCGGCGCCATCAAGGTGGAGCAGGAGACCAGCCGGCAGTGa
- the NEMP1 gene encoding nuclear envelope integral membrane protein 1 isoform X3: MTPRARAVLVGSAAASAAVAERAETEVAGAAAAGGMKPAPGRQRLLAALVLLLLPLPLRGADAEESVIPLREGQAYHRAAPHHFCYTNTRVPQWHDIWTRTQIRINSSRMIQVTQVDSEEKLKQFNMWNIVFSFLKEKLNDTSIDVDLYSNKTCLKVELLEAGTTYCVTLFRRFDPKLFLVFFLGLFLFFCGDVLSRSQLFYYSAGISFGLLTSLLILVYVMSKVMPKKSHIYLLLAGGWSFSLYLLQLIFKNLQEICKSYWQYLLGYLLLVGFVSFSVCYRYGPLENERSINLLSWALQFLGLLLMYTGIQIYPIALALVIIAICTKNLDYPMQWAFAAYRRLQSARLGPSPPRLLTEEEYRVQGEVETRRALEELRSYCRSPDFSAWTAVSRIQSPKRFADFVGGACHITPNEVCAHEQEYGLSSMFLEDQLFEEDDDNSFDGNDVSYSLTHNHLDAD; the protein is encoded by the exons ATGACGCCACGCGCACGCGCCGTTCTCGTCggctccgccgccgcctcaGCGGCCGTTGCCGAGCGGGCGGAAACGGAAGTGGCTGGTGCGGCCGCGGCGGGAGGGATGAAACCGGCTCCGGGGCGGCAACGGCTCTTGGCGGcgctggtgctgctgctcctgccgcTGCCGCTGCGCGGCGCAG ATGCCGAGGAGTCTGTCATCCCGCTCCGCGAGGGCCAAGCTTACCATCGTGCAGCTCCTCACCACTTCTGCTACACCAACACGCGTGTCCCGCAATGGCACGACATATGGACAAGGACACAG ATCCGGATCAACAGCAGCCGGATGATCCAAGTCACTCAGGTGGACAGCGAGGAGAAGCTGAAGCAATTCAACATGTGGAAcattgttttctccttcctgaagGAGAAGCTGAATGACACTAGCATCGATGTGGATCTCTACAGCAACAAAACCTGCCTGAAAGTCgagctgctggaggctggcaCCACGTACTGCGTCACCCTCTTTCGAC GCTTTGACCCTAAGCTattcctggttttcttcctggGCCTGTTCTTGTTCTTCTGCGGGGACGTGCTGAGCAG GAGCCAACTCTTCTACTACTCGGCTGGGATTAGTTTCGGCTTGCTGACCTCGCTGCTTATCCTTGTCTATGTGATGTCCAAGGTCATGCCCAAG AAAAGCCATATTTacttgctgctggcaggaggctggTCCTTTTCCCTGTATCTTCTTCAGCTGATCTTCAAGAACCTACAGGAGATCTGCAAGTCCTACTGGCAGTACCTCCTAG GCTACCTGCTGCTCGTGGGCTTCGTGAGCTTCAGCGTGTGCTACAGGTACGGCCCGCTGGAGAACGAGCGCAGCATCAACCTCCTCTCCTGGGCCCTGCAGTTCCTGGGCCTGTTGCTGATGTACACGGGCATCCAGATCTATCCCATCGCCTTGGCCTTGGTGATCATCGCCATCTGCACCAAGAACCTGGACTACCCCATGCAGTGGGCCTTTGCTGCCTACAG GAGACTGCAGAGTGCCAGGCTGGGGCCGAGCCCCCCTCGCCTGCTGACGGAGGAGGAGTACCGGGTGCAGGGTGAGGTGGAGACACGCAGGGCCCTCGAGGAGCTTCGAAGCTACTGCAGGAGCCCAGATTTTTCCGCCTGGACTGCAGTCTCCCGCATCCAGTCTCCCAAGAG GTTTGCTGACTTTGTGGGGGGCGCCTGTCACATCACCCCCAACGAGGTCTGTGCCCACGAGCAGGAGTACGGCCTGAGCAGCATGTTCCTTGAGGACCAGCTCTTTGAGGAGGATGATGACAACTCCTTTGATGGGAACGATGTCAGTTACTCCTTGACCCACAACCACCTGGATGCTGATTGA
- the NEMP1 gene encoding nuclear envelope integral membrane protein 1 isoform X1, whose protein sequence is MTPRARAVLVGSAAASAAVAERAETEVAGAAAAGGMKPAPGRQRLLAALVLLLLPLPLRGAGVRSGAGVRSGADAEESVIPLREGQAYHRAAPHHFCYTNTRVPQWHDIWTRTQIRINSSRMIQVTQVDSEEKLKQFNMWNIVFSFLKEKLNDTSIDVDLYSNKTCLKVELLEAGTTYCVTLFRRFDPKLFLVFFLGLFLFFCGDVLSRSQLFYYSAGISFGLLTSLLILVYVMSKVMPKKSHIYLLLAGGWSFSLYLLQLIFKNLQEICKSYWQYLLGYLLLVGFVSFSVCYRYGPLENERSINLLSWALQFLGLLLMYTGIQIYPIALALVIIAICTKNLDYPMQWAFAAYRRLQSARLGPSPPRLLTEEEYRVQGEVETRRALEELRSYCRSPDFSAWTAVSRIQSPKRFADFVGGACHITPNEVCAHEQEYGLSSMFLEDQLFEEDDDNSFDGNDVSYSLTHNHLDAD, encoded by the exons ATGACGCCACGCGCACGCGCCGTTCTCGTCggctccgccgccgcctcaGCGGCCGTTGCCGAGCGGGCGGAAACGGAAGTGGCTGGTGCGGCCGCGGCGGGAGGGATGAAACCGGCTCCGGGGCGGCAACGGCTCTTGGCGGcgctggtgctgctgctcctgccgcTGCCGCTGCGCGGCGCAGGTGTGCGGAGCGGCGCAGGTGtgcggagcg GCGCAGATGCCGAGGAGTCTGTCATCCCGCTCCGCGAGGGCCAAGCTTACCATCGTGCAGCTCCTCACCACTTCTGCTACACCAACACGCGTGTCCCGCAATGGCACGACATATGGACAAGGACACAG ATCCGGATCAACAGCAGCCGGATGATCCAAGTCACTCAGGTGGACAGCGAGGAGAAGCTGAAGCAATTCAACATGTGGAAcattgttttctccttcctgaagGAGAAGCTGAATGACACTAGCATCGATGTGGATCTCTACAGCAACAAAACCTGCCTGAAAGTCgagctgctggaggctggcaCCACGTACTGCGTCACCCTCTTTCGAC GCTTTGACCCTAAGCTattcctggttttcttcctggGCCTGTTCTTGTTCTTCTGCGGGGACGTGCTGAGCAG GAGCCAACTCTTCTACTACTCGGCTGGGATTAGTTTCGGCTTGCTGACCTCGCTGCTTATCCTTGTCTATGTGATGTCCAAGGTCATGCCCAAG AAAAGCCATATTTacttgctgctggcaggaggctggTCCTTTTCCCTGTATCTTCTTCAGCTGATCTTCAAGAACCTACAGGAGATCTGCAAGTCCTACTGGCAGTACCTCCTAG GCTACCTGCTGCTCGTGGGCTTCGTGAGCTTCAGCGTGTGCTACAGGTACGGCCCGCTGGAGAACGAGCGCAGCATCAACCTCCTCTCCTGGGCCCTGCAGTTCCTGGGCCTGTTGCTGATGTACACGGGCATCCAGATCTATCCCATCGCCTTGGCCTTGGTGATCATCGCCATCTGCACCAAGAACCTGGACTACCCCATGCAGTGGGCCTTTGCTGCCTACAG GAGACTGCAGAGTGCCAGGCTGGGGCCGAGCCCCCCTCGCCTGCTGACGGAGGAGGAGTACCGGGTGCAGGGTGAGGTGGAGACACGCAGGGCCCTCGAGGAGCTTCGAAGCTACTGCAGGAGCCCAGATTTTTCCGCCTGGACTGCAGTCTCCCGCATCCAGTCTCCCAAGAG GTTTGCTGACTTTGTGGGGGGCGCCTGTCACATCACCCCCAACGAGGTCTGTGCCCACGAGCAGGAGTACGGCCTGAGCAGCATGTTCCTTGAGGACCAGCTCTTTGAGGAGGATGATGACAACTCCTTTGATGGGAACGATGTCAGTTACTCCTTGACCCACAACCACCTGGATGCTGATTGA
- the NEMP1 gene encoding nuclear envelope integral membrane protein 1 isoform X2 yields the protein MTPRARAVLVGSAAASAAVAERAETEVAGAAAAGGMKPAPGRQRLLAALVLLLLPLPLRGAGVRSGADAEESVIPLREGQAYHRAAPHHFCYTNTRVPQWHDIWTRTQIRINSSRMIQVTQVDSEEKLKQFNMWNIVFSFLKEKLNDTSIDVDLYSNKTCLKVELLEAGTTYCVTLFRRFDPKLFLVFFLGLFLFFCGDVLSRSQLFYYSAGISFGLLTSLLILVYVMSKVMPKKSHIYLLLAGGWSFSLYLLQLIFKNLQEICKSYWQYLLGYLLLVGFVSFSVCYRYGPLENERSINLLSWALQFLGLLLMYTGIQIYPIALALVIIAICTKNLDYPMQWAFAAYRRLQSARLGPSPPRLLTEEEYRVQGEVETRRALEELRSYCRSPDFSAWTAVSRIQSPKRFADFVGGACHITPNEVCAHEQEYGLSSMFLEDQLFEEDDDNSFDGNDVSYSLTHNHLDAD from the exons ATGACGCCACGCGCACGCGCCGTTCTCGTCggctccgccgccgcctcaGCGGCCGTTGCCGAGCGGGCGGAAACGGAAGTGGCTGGTGCGGCCGCGGCGGGAGGGATGAAACCGGCTCCGGGGCGGCAACGGCTCTTGGCGGcgctggtgctgctgctcctgccgcTGCCGCTGCGCGGCGCAGGTGTGCGGAGCGGCGCAG ATGCCGAGGAGTCTGTCATCCCGCTCCGCGAGGGCCAAGCTTACCATCGTGCAGCTCCTCACCACTTCTGCTACACCAACACGCGTGTCCCGCAATGGCACGACATATGGACAAGGACACAG ATCCGGATCAACAGCAGCCGGATGATCCAAGTCACTCAGGTGGACAGCGAGGAGAAGCTGAAGCAATTCAACATGTGGAAcattgttttctccttcctgaagGAGAAGCTGAATGACACTAGCATCGATGTGGATCTCTACAGCAACAAAACCTGCCTGAAAGTCgagctgctggaggctggcaCCACGTACTGCGTCACCCTCTTTCGAC GCTTTGACCCTAAGCTattcctggttttcttcctggGCCTGTTCTTGTTCTTCTGCGGGGACGTGCTGAGCAG GAGCCAACTCTTCTACTACTCGGCTGGGATTAGTTTCGGCTTGCTGACCTCGCTGCTTATCCTTGTCTATGTGATGTCCAAGGTCATGCCCAAG AAAAGCCATATTTacttgctgctggcaggaggctggTCCTTTTCCCTGTATCTTCTTCAGCTGATCTTCAAGAACCTACAGGAGATCTGCAAGTCCTACTGGCAGTACCTCCTAG GCTACCTGCTGCTCGTGGGCTTCGTGAGCTTCAGCGTGTGCTACAGGTACGGCCCGCTGGAGAACGAGCGCAGCATCAACCTCCTCTCCTGGGCCCTGCAGTTCCTGGGCCTGTTGCTGATGTACACGGGCATCCAGATCTATCCCATCGCCTTGGCCTTGGTGATCATCGCCATCTGCACCAAGAACCTGGACTACCCCATGCAGTGGGCCTTTGCTGCCTACAG GAGACTGCAGAGTGCCAGGCTGGGGCCGAGCCCCCCTCGCCTGCTGACGGAGGAGGAGTACCGGGTGCAGGGTGAGGTGGAGACACGCAGGGCCCTCGAGGAGCTTCGAAGCTACTGCAGGAGCCCAGATTTTTCCGCCTGGACTGCAGTCTCCCGCATCCAGTCTCCCAAGAG GTTTGCTGACTTTGTGGGGGGCGCCTGTCACATCACCCCCAACGAGGTCTGTGCCCACGAGCAGGAGTACGGCCTGAGCAGCATGTTCCTTGAGGACCAGCTCTTTGAGGAGGATGATGACAACTCCTTTGATGGGAACGATGTCAGTTACTCCTTGACCCACAACCACCTGGATGCTGATTGA
- the MYO1A gene encoding unconventional myosin-Ia, producing MEATTSLLDAAAVGDLVLLDPLTEESLLHTLQERFHRSDIYTYIGNVVISVNPYRPLPIYTPEKVQEYHNCNFFAVKPHIYAIADDAYRSLRDRDRDQCILITGESGAGKTEASKLVMSYVAAVCSKGAEVDKVKEQLLQSNPVLEAFGNAKTVRNDNSSRFGKYMDVEFDFKGEPLGGVISNYLLEKSRIVRHVKGERNFHIFYQLLAGGSVQLLQQLKLRQDCRHYGYLNPESSSLPGMDDAANFHAVQDAMRVIGFSPAEVTALLEVTAVVLKLGNVQLSSSYQASGMEACSIAEPQELQEICKLIGLDPSVLERALCSRTVKARDEMVLTTLSVPQGYYGRDALAKNIYSRLFDWLVNRINTSIQVKPGKQRKVMGVLDIYGFEIFQDNGFEQFIINYCNEKLQQIFILMTLKEEQEEYVREGIQWTPVEFFDNTIICNLIENSKCGILAMLDEECLRPGVVNEDTFLTKLNQLFTTHKHYESRETQNARHIMDTSLPPQSFRIHHYAGKVTYNVTGFIEKNNDLLFRDLSQAMWAARHELLRSLFPEGDPQKVSLKLPPTAGFQFKSSVAMLMKNLYSKNPNYIRCIKPNETKAGMLFTPELVLAQIRYLGLMENVRVRRAGYAFRQLYGPFLQRYKMLSPQTWPRWARSDREGAEVLLAELAFPPEELAYGHTKIFIRSPHTLFDLERRRQERVSQLAALIQKTFRGWRCRTQYQLMRKSQIIISAWFRGHRQKNKYKQMKRSILIIQAYTRGWKSRWLLRELKCQRHRHAAAATIAAYWRGYQVRRAYRRYFRSEASARLANFIYRRLVQKFLVGLGNNLPPLSVMERTWPPAPYKFLANANQELRSIFYHWKCKKYREQLTPQRRALLQAKLCASELFKDKKMLYSKSLQQPFQGEYLGLTQNPKYQKLHAMTKDKLVMADTVRKVNRASGKTVPRLLLLTTEHLVLADPKTAQPKTVLSLSDIRSVSVTRFSDGLLALHVKETSTGGPKGDFLLISNHLIELITRLHQTLMDTTAQGLGLHITDQFSTRFQKGDVAITVVESAKADSNGPVCKKRGSNKMVVLVH from the exons ATGGAAGCCACCACCTCGCTGCTGGACGCGGCGGCAGTCGGGGACCTGGTGCTGCTGGACCCACTGACCGAGGAGTCACTGCTCCACACGCTGCAGGAACGCTTCCACCGCAGCGACATCTAC ACGTACATTGGGAACGTGGTGATCTCGGTGAACCCGTACCGGCCCCTGCCCATCTACACCCCCGAGAAGGTGCAGGAGTACCACAACTGCAACTTCTTCGCTGTGAAGCCCCACAT CTACGCCATTGCTGATGATGCCTACCGCTCGCTGCGGGACCGGGACAGGGACCAGTGCATCCTCATCACTGGCGAGAGTGGGGCTGGCAAGACAG AGGCCAGCAAGCTGGTGATGTCCTACGTGGCGGCTGTGTGCAGCAAAGGCGCGGAGGTGGACAAGGTGaaggagcagctcctgcagtcCAACCCCGTGCTGGAGG CCTTTGGAAACGCCAAGACCGTCCGCAATGACAATTCCTCCCGATTC GGCAAGTACATGGACGTGGAGTTCGACTTCAAGGGGGAGCCCCTGGGAGGGGTCATTAGCAACT ACCTGCTGGAGAAATCCCGCATCGTCCGGCACGTGAAGGGCGAGAGGAACTTCCACATCTTCTaccagctcctggctgggggcTCAGTGCAGCTGCTCC agcagctgaagCTCCGCCAGGACTGCCGGCACTACGGCTACCTGAACCCGGAGAGCTCCAGCCTGCCCGGCATGGACGACGCAGCCAACTTCCACGCCGTACAG GATGCCATGAGGGTCATCGGCTTCTCACCTGCCGAGGTGACGGCGCTGCTGGAGGTGACGGCCGTGGTGCTCAAGCTGGGCAAcgtgcagctgagcagcagctacCAGGCCAGCGGGATGGAGGCTTGCAGCATCGCTGAGCCTCAGG agctgcaggagatCTGCAAGCTGATCGGGCTGGACCCCAGCGTGCTGGAGCGGGCGCTGTGCTCCCGCACAGTGAAGGCACGGGATGAGATGGTGCTCACCACCCTCAGTGTCCCCCAG ggctACTACGGCCGGGATGCACTGGCCAAGAACATCTACAGTCGCCTCTTTGACTGGCTGGTAAACCGCATCAACACCAGCATCCAG GTGAAGCCGGGCAAGCAGAGGAAGGTGATGGGCGTCCTGGACATCTACGGCTTCGAGATCTTCCAG GACAACGGCTTCGAGCAGTTCATCATCAACTACTGCAatgagaagctgcagcagatcTTCATCCTGATGACCCtgaaggaggagcaggaggaataTGTCCGAGAG GGCATCCAGTGGACCCCAGTAGAGTTTTTCGACAACACCATCATCTGCAACTTGATCGAGAAC AGCAAGTGCGGGATCCTGGCCATGCTGGACGAGGAGTGCCTGCGGCCCGGCGTGGTCAACGAGGACACCTTCCTCACCAAACTGAACCAGCTCTTCACCACCCACAAGCACTATGAAAGCAGGGAGACCCAGAACGCCCGGCACATCATGGACACCAGCCTGCCACCGCAGAGCTTCCGCATCCACCACTATGCCGGCAAG GTGACCTACAACGTGACGGGCTTCATCGAGAAGAACAATGACCTGCTCTTCCGCGACCTCTCACAGGCAATGTGGGCTGCCCGGCATGAGCTGCTGCGCTCCCTCTTCCCCGAGGGAGACCCCCAGAAAGTCTCCCTCAAGCTGCCCCCCACTGCAGGCTTCCAGTTCAAGTCCTCGGTGGCGATGCTGATGAAGAATCTCTACTCCAAGAACCCCAACTACATCAG GTGCATCAAGCCCAATGAGACCAAAGCAGGCATGCTCTTCACGCCggagctggtgctggcacagaTCCGGTACCTGGGGCTGATGGAGAACGTGCGGGTGCGGCGGGCAGGCTATGCCTTCCGCCAGCTCTACGGCCCCTTCCTGCAACGCTACAAGATGCTCAGCCCCCAGACCTGGCCCCGCTGGGCCCGCAGCGACAG ggagggggctgaggTGCTGCTGGCGGAGCTGGCGTTCCCCCCTGAGGAGCTGGCGTATGGCCACACCAAGATCTTCATCCGCTCACCGCACACC ctctTCGACCTGGAGAGGCGGCGCCAGGAGCGCGTGTCCCAGCTTGCCGCCCTCATCCAGAAGACGTTTCGGGGCTGGCGGTGCCGGACTCAGTACCAGCTGATGCGCAAGAGCCAGATCATCATCTCCGCCTGGTTCCGGGGCCACAGG CAAAAGAACAAGTACAAGCAGATGAAGCGATCGATACTGATCATCCAGGCATACACACGGGGCTGGAAG TCTCGCTGGCTCCTCCGGGAGCTGAAGTGCCAGCGCCACCGTCACGCAGCCGCTGCCACCATCGCCGCTTACTGGAGAGGGTACCAG GTCCGCAGGGCGTACCGGCGATATTTCCGCTCCGAGGCCAGTGCCCGCCTGGCCAACTTCATCTACCGGCGGCTG GTGCAGAAGTTCCTGGTTGGGCTGGGGAATAACCTCCCGCCGCTGTCGGTGATGGAGCGGACCTGGCCCCCCGCACCATACAAGTTCTTGGCCAACGCCAACCAGGAGCTGCGGAGCATCTTCTACCACTGGAAG TGCAAGAAGTACCGGGAGCAGCTGACGCCGCAGCGCAGGGCCCTGCTGCAAGCCAAGCTCTGCGCCAGCGAGCTCTTCAAGGACAAGAAGATGCTCTACTCCAAaag cctgcagcagcccttccAGGGCGAGTACCTGGGGCTGACGCAGAACCCCAAGTACCAGAAGCTTCACGCCATGACCAAGGACAAGCTGGTGATGGCCGACACCGTGAGGAAGGTGAACAGAGCCAGCGGCAAG ACGGTCCCAcgcctgctgctgctcaccacCGAGCACCTGGTCCTGGCCGACCCCAAGACCGCCCAGCCCAAGACCGTGCTCAGCCTGAGCGACATCCGCAGCGTCTCTGTCACCCGCTTCTCTGACGGCCTCCTGGCCCTGCACGTCAAGGAG ACCTCCACGGGGGGGCCCAAGGGCGACTTCTTGCTCATCAGCAACCACCTCATTGAGCTCATCACCCGCCTGCACCAGACCCTGATGGACACCACGGCCCAGGGCCTGGGCCTGCACATCACTGACCA gtTCTCCACCCGGTTTCAGAAGGGTGACGTGGCCATCACCGTGGTGGAGTCAGCCAAGGCGGACAGCAACGGCCCCGTCTGCAAGAAGCGGGGCAGCAACAAGATGGTGGTCCTGGTCCACTGA